In bacterium, the genomic stretch ACTTTTAATTTAAATTTACTGTTAGCCGGCACTTCAAATTTATCGCCGCCTTTAAAAGGTTTGTAGTCGGCAGAACCGGGAAGTTGTACGGTCATAGAGCCACTAATGATGAGCATGATTTCTTTTTTATCGGTTCCAAATTCATAATCGCCTTTAGCCATTACCCCTACAGTAGCGGGAGCTTCTTTGGTGTTAAAAGCAATCGATTTTACTTTACCTTCAAAATATTCATTCACTTTAAACATAGTTCCTCCGTTTGGGAGGCTACCAATATCGTTCTACGTGAATTTGTCCAGCTTCTTTTTGGGTGTGTTCCTTAAAGCCGGAAGACGATAAAAGGCTGATCATGCTTTCAATCATTTGGGGTGAGCCGCATAAAAAGAAATGTGTGTTTTGGGGCGTGGGTTTAAAGCCCCATGCTTTTTCAACTTCGCCATTTTGCCACAGGGCCTGTACGTGGCCCGCTGTTTTTGTCCAAGGGATGGGATCGTTTTGAGGACGGCTAATAATGGGATGATAGGAAAAATTGGGATTATTTTTGACCATGCTTTCCATCTCGGTCTGATAACTAAAATCTTGTGAGACGCGTACGCCATGCAAAAGTGCAAATTTGCGGCTAGGTTGAGAGGCTAAATAAGTACCCAGCATACTTACAAAAGGGGCGTTGCCGGTGCCGGTGGCTACAAAAATTAAATTTTTATCTTGAGGTACAGCTTCCATTGTAAAGTGACCAGCTATTTTAGAGCCCAAATAAATTTCGTCGCCTTCT encodes the following:
- a CDS encoding ferredoxin--NADP reductase, which translates into the protein MTDAFNATLLKRINLNPELSLFRIAPKTGPIPPFEPGQFATLGLLGKHPRVSGSVPEEKMHEPEKLVRRAYSIASSPLQKDYLEFVIVLVKEGALTPRLWTLSEGDEIYLGSKIAGHFTMEAVPQDKNLIFVATGTGNAPFVSMLGTYLASQPSRKFALLHGVRVSQDFSYQTEMESMVKNNPNFSYHPIISRPQNDPIPWTKTAGHVQALWQNGEVEKAWGFKPTPQNTHFFLCGSPQMIESMISLLSSSGFKEHTQKEAGQIHVERYW
- a CDS encoding pyrimidine/purine nucleoside phosphorylase, with the translated sequence MFKVNEYFEGKVKSIAFNTKEAPATVGVMAKGDYEFGTDKKEIMLIISGSMTVQLPGSADYKPFKGGDKFEVPANSKFKLKVAEDTAYLCLYV